The genomic window CCCGATGGCCGAGGCGCTCCTCGACCTCGGCACCGACCCTCGCGCACTCGAGGTGGCGCAGGCGATCGAGAACGGTCAGACCGCCGAGATCGACGCGATGCAGTCGATGCAGGCGCGCCTGGGCTGCTCGGGCTGACGCGGGCCGCGCCCGAATGCCGGCAGACAGCGGGGCGCTCGGAGAACGCGGCCCCAACCGCGTATGCCGCGCCCGACCTCGTGCGTCGGGTCGCGGCATCCGTCCGCCCTGGTGTGTCAGCCCTTCGTCGCGCCCGCCATCAGGCCGCGCACGAAGAACCTCTGCAGTGAGAGGAACACGATGAGCGGCACCGCCAGCACGAGGAACGCGCCCGCCGAGATCAGGAACCACTGATCGCCCCACGACCCGGACAGCGAGTTCAGTGTCTGCGTCATCGGCAGCGACGAGGATGGCGCGAAGATCGTCGCCACGAGCAGATCGTTCCACACCCACACGAACTCGAGGATCGCGAAGGACGCGAGCGCCGGGGTCGCCAGGGGCAGGATGATGCGGAAGAAGATCTGCCCGTGACCTGCCCCGTCGACCCGCGCCGCTTCGATCACGTCGGAGGGGATCTCGGCGATGAAGTTGTACAGCAGGAAGATCGCCAGCGGCAGGGCGAAGATGACGTGTGCGATCCACATCGTCGCGAAGCTGCGATCGACCTCCCGCATCTCGAGGCCCGGGAAGACCGCGACGTCGCCGATCTCCAGCCCGCGCGAGAACAGGCTGAGCAGCGGCACCAGGGCCATCTGGATGGGCACGATCTGCAGCGCGAAGACCGCCACGAACAGCACGCCCCGGCCTCGGAAGTCCATCCACGCGAACGCATAGGCGGCCAGCGACGCGATCGCCAGGGCGAAGATCGTCACGGGGATCGTGATCGCGAGCGAGTTGAGGAACGACTCGCCCAGCGTCAGCGCCGTGCCGCCGGAGGTGAGGGCGGCCTGGTAGTTCCCGAGGGTGAAGTCAGGGTTGGTGAAGACCGTCCACCATCCCGACGACGCGGAGTCCGCGCCTGGACGGAACGACGTGATGAGCAGCCCGAGGGTCGGGATCGTCCACAGGAAGGCGATCGCGACGGCGATCACCGTCGCCACGGGCGACGTCATGCGCTTCTGCGCCTGCGCCTCGTTGCGACGGGTCTCGCGCGCGACCTTGCGCGCCGCCGCCCGGTCGAGCTGCGGGGTCGTCTTGTCGTCGACGGCGGTCATCACCGCACCTCCCTCTGTCGGCGGAGCTGTCTGACGTTGTAGATGATCAGCGGCGTGACGAACACGAAGATCAGCACTGCGAGCGCTGCCGCATGCCCGTAGCTCTGGAAGCGCTGCTGCTGGTTCACCATCTCGAAGCCCAGCACCGTCGAGTTGGACCGGCCGCCGGTCATCACCGCCACGATGTCGTACAGCTTGAGGGCCGAGATCGTGATCGTCGTGAGCACGATGACGATCGCCGTGCGGATCCCGGGCACGGTGACGTTGGTGAACCGCTGCCACGCGTTGGTGCCGTCGAGCTGCGCGGCCTCCATCTGCTCGGCAGGCACCGCCTTGATGGCGGCCGACAGGACCACCATCGCGAAACCGGTCTGCGCCCACACGAAGGCGAACAGCAGGCAGAACGTGTTCACGAGCGGCCAGACGTCGAGCCAGCGGACGGGTTCACCGCCGAACGCCACGACGAGCGCATTGAGGGTGCCGATCTGCTCCCCCTGCCGGTAGTCGTAGACGAACTTCCAGATCAGGCTGATGCTCACCGGCGCGATCGCGAACGGGATGAACACCAGGATCTTGAGGATCCGGTCGCCGCGCGCACGCTCCATGAACGCGGCGTACGCGAGTCCGACGATCGTCGCGAAGATGGGCGCGAAGATCGCCCAGATCAGGGTGTTGATGATCGACCAGAACCCCTGCGGGTTCGTGAACGCCCAGACGTAGTTCTCCATGCCGACGAAGTTCTCGCCGCTCTTGTCGAAGAACGACTGGATGATCGTCGCGATCGAGGGATAGATGAGGCCGATCAGGATCAGGATCGCCGCGGGCGCCAGGAACAGCGTCAGCTGGTACAGATATCCGGCGCCTTCGCGCGCACGGTAGTCGGCGTAGAAGAGCAGGCCGCCCGCGATGAGCGCGATCGGGATCACGTAGATGACCGCGTTCTGGTACGGCCGCAGCATCATGAACGCCAGCACCGGGATCGCGAAGCACGAGATCAGCCTCAGCCAGAAGTAACCCGTGCCCTTGCGTGGCGCGTACTCGATGAGCACCAGGAGAATCGCGACGACGACGCCGAAGACCAGGAGGACGATCGGGATCTGGACGAGGGGGCTGAGGTTGCCGATCCACTGGAAGAACGAGTTGAACGAGAAGCCCAGCGACGTCGGCGGCGCGTCAGGGGCGGGCGGGCTCAGGAACAGGAAGACGACGAGGGCGGCGATCAGGATGAAGCCGATCGTGATCACGATGCGCGTCGTCGCACGCGACGGCGGCTTGTTGCCGCCTCTTTCGGGCGGCGGAGTCGCCTTTGCCTGCTCCGCCGATGTTGCGGTCTGAGACATGTTCTGCCTTCCCCCGTCGACGCCGACGGATGACATCACCCCGGGTGCCGGGTCCGCTCCGCGAGCGGTGCGGTCCCGGCCCCGAGGTGTGGTGCGTCAGTCGTCGTAACCGGACTGGATGTCTTCCAGGACCTGCGGCGTCGGCTTGCCGTCGATCCAGTCGACCATGCCACGCCAGAACGACCCCGAGCCGACCGTCAACGGCATCAGGTCGGAGGCGTCGAAGCGGAAGACCGTCTCCGGGTCCTGCACCACCGTCATGGCGTCGGTGAGGAACTTGCTCGACGCCAGCGACGGGTCCGCGCCGGTGTTCGCCGAGATGGCGCCGCCGAGTTCGACCCGCGCGTCCGCCCACTCCGGGGTCGACATGTACTCGGCCACAGCCTGCGTGGCGGCGTCGTCCGAGAAGACGGTGACGAACTCGCCACCGCCCGATACCGAGAACGGCTCACCCTCGAATCCCGGCATCAGGAACGCGTACACGTCCCCGTCCTCGGCAACCTCAGGCGTCCCGCCTTCCGCCGTCTGCACCGCCAGGAAGTTCGCAGTGAGGAACGACGCCTGGTGCGTGAGAGCGCAGGTGCCGTTGGCGACCGCCGAGGCGATCGGGTCGCCGAAGGCCGTCGAGTTGATGCTCTTCACGTCTCCGAACCCGGCGTTGACGTACTTCGGGTCGAGCAGGACCTTCGCGACCTCGTCGAACGCGGCCTCGATATCGGGGTCGGTGAACGGGGTGTCGCCGGCGGCCCAGCTGTCGTACACGTCGGCGCCGGCCTGACGCAGCACGAGGTCTTCGACCCAGTCCGTGCCCGGCCATCCGGATGCGGCCTCGGACGAGAATCCGGCGCACCACGGCGGCTGGCCGGTCTTCTCCTGGATCGTCGCCGTGAGCTCGAGCAGCTCCTGCCACGTCTCAGGGATCTCGACGCCCCACTCTTCGAAGCTCTTGGGCGAGTAGTAGACGTAGCCCTTGACGTTCGCGAGCATCGGAGCAGCGTAGAAGGTGCCGTCGACCGAGCCGTAATCCTTCCAGGCGGGCGCCCAGTACTCGTCGACGTTGGCCGCGACCTCTTCGGTCCCCTCCTGCACCTCGCCAGTGTCGACGAGCGAGCGGAACAGACCGGGCTGGGGCACGATGGCGATGTCGGGCGCCGAACCACCGGCGACCTTCGTCACGATGTTGCCCTCGAAGCCCTTGTCGCCGGTGTAGACGACCTCGATGCCGGTGTCGGCGGTGAATGCGTCGAACGACTTCTGCAGATTGTCAGCCTCAGAGCCGGTGATGCCGCCGGAGATCTCGACGGTCTCGCCTTCGAGCGAGCCGTCACCCGCGTCGCCCTCGTCTCCGCCCTCGGCGCAGCCCGCGAGAGTCAGTGCCGCGACGGTGGCGAGCCCCAGCGCGATGTAGCCGTGTCGACGACGTGATCGCAGTGCAGTCATGTTCGTCTGCCTCCTCTTCGAGTCGCGGAGCCGCAAGGCATTGCGGCGCCGCTCGTATGGATCGGGAACCGATTCCATATTCACGGTAGGGGATGCCGCAGGGCGACACAACGTCCCCGGATCACAACTCGGTAAACACCGACCACCGGGGTGGCGTTTGCGGGGCGATCACGGCACAATGAGGCCCGGAACCGGTTCCACAATCCAGACGACGGCGGTGTCGTCGGAGGGGAGGAGGATCCGATGGCGGGCATCTCGGAGGTGGCTCGCGCGGCAGGCGTCTCGAAGTCGACGGCGTCCCGTGCGCTCACCGGCTCGGGCTATGTCTCGGCGGCGACCCGCGAACGGGTGAGGGATGCCGCGGCCACCCTGGGCTACGTCCCCACGACGAGCGCGGTGAGCCTGGTGACCGGCCGCACCCAGACCGTCGGCGTCGTGATGCCCTCGCTCGACCGGTGGTTCTTCGCCCAGGTGCTCGAGGGGATCCAGGACGCGCTGCTCGAGCGCAGGTTCGACCTGGCCCTCTACGGCGCACCACCGGACTCTCCCGCACGGCGGGAGATGTTCGAGCACTTCCTCGCGAGAAAGCGGTTCGACGGGCTCATCGCCGTGGGGATCGAGCCGAGCGCCCGCGAGCTCGAGCGGCTGGTCGCGTTCGGCAAACCGGTCGTCGCCGTCGGCGGCTACGAGGTCGGCACGAACGGGGTGTCGATCGATGACGAGGCCGCCGCCCGCATCGCCACCGAGCATCTGACCGGACTCGGACACCGAGAGATCGTCTTCCTCGGCGGCGACCCCGACGGGCGCCGGACGAGCTTCGGCGACGGCCGGAGGCTGGACGGCTACCGCAGCGCCATGCGCGACGCCGGGCTCGCGGCATCCGTCCGTCATGTCCAGTCCGAGGCCACCATGCCCGGCGGCTACCGCGCGGCGGTCGAGCTGCTGGGCGACCGCCGCACGCGCCCCACGGCGATCGTCGGGGTGTGCGACGAGGCGGCGGTCGGCGCGATCATCGCGGCGCGCAGGCTCGGCATCCGCGTTCCCGAGCGACTGAGCGTGGTCGGCATCGACGATCACCCCTACGCCGAGATGTTCTCGCTCACCACACTGCAGCAGCGTCCGCACCAGCAGGGCCGCGCCGCTGTGCAGCTGCTGATGTGGCAGCTCGACGATCCCGGCGCCCCGACCCACCGGCTCTACGAGTCGTCGCCGCTCGTCGCGCGGAACTCCACCGCTGCGGTCGACGACGACGCGTCCGCGATCATCGGCGTCGGCCCACGCGGCACGGCCTGACCCCGCGGGGTCAGAGCAGGCCGAGGTCGCGGAAGGTGCGGCCCTCCCAGGCGACGCGTTCGACGGCATCTTCGACGCCGAGCACGGTGCGGAACGTCTCGTCGCCGGATGCCTCGACACGAACGAGTCGGGGATCGATCGGGGTCGCCGGAGTCCCGGTGACGACCTCCTCGAGCACGCGCGTGAAGGCGCCGGTGCGACCGAGGGGCGCGAGCAGGTCACTGCCGTCGCGGATGTGGGCGGCCAGGTCGTCGAGGAGCGAGGTCCGATCGAAGGCGTAGGCGCGAGGCAGCGCCGCACCGTCGCGATGGACGTGGAGCGTGTCGAGCGTGTAGAGGTACACGAGGAAGCCGTGCGTGCCGCGCACCAGCACATACGGCTCGTGCCGCCGGACGGCGGTGGCCGCAAGACCGGCCGCGATGCGCGTGCCGTCGCGCAGTTCGATCACCAGCGACGACGTGTCGTCGGTGTCGATCTCGTTCGCCCGGCGCAGATCCGCGTCGATCGCCACGACGTCTTCCGGGGCTGCGGCTCCGGCGACGGCGAAGGCCGTCGCCACGGCGTGGGCGAGCGGGTTCGTCACCACGCCATCGGCGATCAGGCGGCCGTCGAGCTGACGGTGACCGGCCCACGGCGCGCGGCGCCAGTACTGCTCCGACCGGGACCACTGACCCACCGCGCCGACGTGCACGAGGTCGCCGATGACACCGGACGCCAGGGCGTCGGCGGTCGCCGGCACACCCGCGCTGCCGAGCGACTGGAAGCCGACCTGCACGGCACGGGAGGCGGCATCCGCCGCACTCAGGAGCGCGTGGTGATCGGCGACCGAGGGCACCGGCGGCTTCTCGAGCAGCACGTGGGCCCCGCGGGCGAGCGCGAGCCGCGCGAGCTCGGTGTGGGTGGGAATCGGCGTGCTGAGCACGACGATGTCGAGATCGAGAGCGTCGATCATCGACGTCGCATCCGCGAACACACGGGTCGAGGAGGGCACGTCGCCGCCGCCCCGGGGGTCGGCGACGGCGACGAGTTCGAGGTCGGGGCGGGCCAGCACGGCGTCGACGTGACTGCGGCCGTGCCCGTGGACGCCGGCGACGCCGACGCGAAGCGGTGGCGTCACAGCCCCGCCTCGGCGCGGAGCGCCGGAAGGGCGGCTTCGACCGCGGCGGCGTCGGCGAGTTCGTCGTCGAGGACGTAGGCGGTCAGCTCGAGGTTGAGCTCACCCCCTTCGGGGATCGTGCGCGGCTGGTCCCACGCCACGGAGGGACCGGCGCCGAGGTACTCGGCGAAGCGGACGAACCACGGCAGGCGCTCCTCGCCCTGCGTGAGCACGACCGTCGTGCCGCGCTCGGGGAACGTGAACGCGAGCCAGTCTGTCGCCGCGCCGTGCACCTCCCGCTCGGTATCGCCCGCCGGGCTGAACACCCGGGCGATCTCGGGGGCGAACCGCCAGAAGATCCCGCCGTAGCCCGCGCCGTCTCGGCCGTTCGTCGCCGGCGAGCCGAAGGTGATGGCGTCGAGCGTCGCCTTGAGGTGGCTGCGCCACCGCAGCGCCCAGCCGCCGGCGAGCTCGGCGGATCGCAGCTCCCGAACCTCGACGAGCTGCGTGGTGCCGTGCTCGTCGACCCAGCTGAGCCGCTCGTCGAGCGAGTGCCCGTCGATGTGCAGGCGGTCACGGCGCTGCCGGCCGTGGTTGGGGACCATGATCGACCCCTCGCCGCGCACATAGGTGCGACCGCCCCAGTACGACGTGCCGTTGACATCGGCGATCGCGAGGCTCACCCCCAGGTGGTGCGGGTGGTCGGTCGGCTCGGTGACGGAGAGCGGCGTGCCGGCGCGCGAGATGACGGCGTCGAGGTACGGACGAGGTGAGAGCACCGAGTCGACGTTCGTCCCCTCCTCGTACTGGGCGACCACCGTCGACCCCAGCCGAAGCACGGGGCGGGCGGGACCCACCCAGCCGCTGGCATGGGATGCCGGACCGGAACTCTGACGCGGCACCAGGACGGGCCGATAGAACAGGGCGTGGCCGGCGTTCTCGCCGTCCAGTGCTTGACGCATGCGATTCCAAGCCTGCCGCCCGATCTCGATCCGAGGAACCGACATGGTCGTCAGCGGAGGGGCGGCGAAACGGGACTGGGGGATGTCGTCGATCCCGACGATGGAGAGCTGTTGCGGAACCTCGACGCCGACTTCGCGCAGGCGCGACATCAGCCCGAGGGCGACGAGGTCGTTGAAGGCGATCGCGGCGGTGGCACCCGTCTCGAGCACGGCGTCGGCGGCGTCGTAGCCCGCCTCCATGCTCGATCCGGCCGGGATCGTGAGGAACTCGAGGTCGGGGTACTCGCGGGCGAGCTCCCCGAGCCCCTGGGCGCGCTGCTCGTTGGCGTAGCTGAGGGCGGGTCCGGCGACATACGCGATGCGCCGGTGGCCGAAGCCCCGCAGGTGCACGCCGAGCTCTTTGACGGCGGCGGTGTAGTCCACCGAGAGCTGCGCCGCCGCGGTGTCGTCCACGCGGCGGTTGACCACCACGACCGGCGTCGTGCGCTGGATCAGCTCGCGCAGCTCGGCATCCGGCATCCGTGGCGACACCAGCACGAGGGCGTCGCACTTGCTGCGCGCCTCTCCGGCGATGTCCGCCTCGACGCCGACCGCCTCGGCGCTGTCGGCCACGAGCACGCGGTACCCGTCGCGCGCCGCAGCGACCGTGAGCCCCTTGAGCACGCCCTGGAACATCGGGTTCTCGAGGTCAGGCACCAGCAGCGCGATGGTGTGGCTGCTCCCCCGCACGAGGCTGCGCGCGGCCTCGCTGGGCGAGTAGTTCAGGGCGGCGACCGCACGGTTGACCTTCGCGACGATCGCGGGGTCGACGGTGGCGACGCCGTTGAGGACGCGCGACACCGATGCCTGCGACACTCCTGCGTGCTGCGCGACCTGCGCCATCGTGATCGGGCGCGCTGTGACCTCGCTCAACGGATCCCCTCCTCTCTCAATCTTGGGCGTCGACGAGCCCGGTGCGGCGCATTCGCGCGTGCGACTTCGACCCGGCGGCGGTCGCCGAGCGGTTCTTGGCATGCCCGCCCGGGACCGGACCCCTCATCACTTCGGTCCGGCCCCGTGCGGTTCTGGGGACGACGGGCCGCGCCTCGGGTGGACGCGGCCCGGCCGTCGGCTAGATGGCGGCGTCGTCGAGAGCCTGCTGCAGCTCCGCGATGAAGCTCTCAGCGGCGTCCTCGGGCGTCTGCTCGCCGAACAGCACGCGCTGGGTGTGCTGGTCGATGATCGTCTCGATCGCGCCACCGCCCGGCGGGGTCGCCGGCGGGGCGTCGCCGACGCGCGGCGCGATCTCGTCGAGGAAGTCCACGACCTCCTGGTTGACCTCGTCGAGCTTGGGCGTGATGTACTCGCGGATCTTCTCGTTCGCAGGCACGCCGCGTTCGGCGAGCAGCAGGTCGGCCGCTTCCTCGCTGTTCGAGAGGAAGTCGAGGAACAGCGCCACCTCGGCGGGGTACTCGGTCTTCGCGGAGGCCGACCAGAACATCGACGGCTTGTAGTACGCCGCCGCGCTCTCGCCCTCGTCGGGCGTCGGCACCATCAGCGGCTCGAGGTTCTGACCGCTCGCCTCGCGCAGCGCGGCGACCTGGTTCGACCACCACGGACCGAAGACCGACTGGTTCGTCGCCGTGAACGACTCGGCGAGGCCGGCCGACTCGCGCTCGATCGTGGCCGAGGGGTCGGGGGTGCCGCCCGCCTCGGTGACGTCGAGCAGGTTCTGCCACCACGCGGCCAGCGTCTCGGCGGATGCCGTCACCTCGGGCGAACCGTCCTCGGCGTAGAGGGACTCGCCGTGCTGGCGCAGCCAGTTGTTGAGTCCGCCGTCCTCGAAGCCCCAAGACTGCGAGCCGACCACGGCGCCGCCGCTCTTCGCGGTGACCTCCTCGGCGATCTCGTTGAGGTCGTCCCACGACCAGGTCTCGTCGTCGGGCAGCTCGATGCCGAGGCTCTCGAGCAGGTCGACGTTCGCCATGTAGGTGTAGGAGTTGATGCCGACGGGGATGCCGTACTGCGTGCCGTCGAGGGCACCGGTGCCGAGCACGGCATCGGGGAAGTCCTCGGTCGGCAGCTGGTCGCCGAGGGTGCCGAGGTCGAGCAGCACGCCGTTGGCGGCGTACGTCGACAGCTGCTTCTCGTCCATCTGGATGATGTCGGGGGCGTCGCCGGCGGCGACCGTCGTCGCGAGCTTGTCCCAGTAGCCCGCCCAGTCGGTGTACTGGGGCTCGATGGTGATGTTCTCGTGCTCGGCCTCGAAGGCCGCGATGAGCTCCTCGGTGATCCCGTGGCGGACGTCGTTGCCCCACCAGGTGAAGCTGAGTGTCACGGGCTCGTCTGACAGGGTCGGGCCGGTGTCGGCGGGAGCCTCCGTCGGTCCCGCGCACGCCGTCAGCGTCAGCATCGTCGCTGCGCCGACGGAGGTCAGCAGCAACCAGCGCGGTGCGGTTGTGGTGCGTCGCATGTCTTGCATCCTTTCGACCGAAGTCGGTGTGTGGGTGTTGGTGCGTGTGATGAGGGTGGGCACTGGGCCCGCGAAGGTGTGTGTGACGCGGACGTCACTTGATCCCGGTCGTCGCGATTCCCTTGATGAGGAACTTCTGGCCGAACAGGAAGATCAGGAAGATCGGGATGAGCGAGACGACGCTCATCGCGAACATCTGGGCGTAGTTGGTCGTGCTCTGGGCGTCTTCGAACGACCGCAGCGCGAGCGGGACGGTGTACAGCTCGGGCTTGGTCAGGAAGATCAGCTGCGAGAAGAAGTCGTTCCACGTCCAGATGAAGGTGAAGATGGCGGTCGTCGCGAGGGCCGGCACCATCAGCGGCAGGATGATCTGCAGGAAGATGCGCGGGTGGCCGGCGCCGTCGATCCGGGCCGCCTCATCCAGCTCCTTCGGGATGCCGCGGATGAACTGCACCATCAGGAAGATGAAGAAGGCATCCGTCGCGAGCAGCTTCGGCACGATCAGCGGCAGGAAGGTGTTGATCCAGCCCAGCTGCGAGAACAGCACGTACTGCGGCACGATGATGACGTGGATCGGGAGCATGATGCTCAAGAGCATCACCGCGAACCAGAACCGCTTGCCGCTGAACGGCAGCCGCGCGAACGCGTACGCGGCCATCGAGCACGACACCAGGTTGCCGATGATGCACCCGAGCACGATCAGCGCCGAGTTCCACATGTAGACGTTGAACGGATACGCCAGGGCGTTCCACCCGTCCACATAGTTCGAGACCTGGAAGCTGTCCGGGATGATGCTGGGGTCGCGGAAGATCTCCTCGTTCGGCCGCAGCGAGCTCACGACCATCCAGATCACCGGATAGAGCATCGCCAGCGCGAGCGCGATGAGCAGCGTGTGCCGCACGATGCTCGCCATCGGCTTGCGGAACGGGCTGCGCCGGCGGGCGCGCGGTGCGCGGCCGGTGACGATCGTCTCGGTCGCGAGCGGGGCCGTCATGGCGGCGTCGTCAATCTTGGTCATCGTAGAAAACCCAAAACCTCGAGGTCCAGAACATCAGGACGGTCAGAATGCCGACGATGACCAGCAGCAGCCACGCCATGGCCGACGCGTAGCCCATGTTGTAGTTGGTGAAGCCCTGCTGGTACAGGTACAGCGTGTAGAAGAGCGTCGAGTCGACCGGGCCGCCCGTGCCGCCCGAGACGATGTACGCCTGCGTGAACGACTGGAACGTGCCGATCAGCTGGAGCACCGCGTTGAAGAAGATGATCGGGGTCAGCAGCGGAATCGTGATGCGGAACAGCTGCTGCCGGCGGCTCGCGCCGTCGACGTCGGCCGCCTCGTAGTACATGGTGGGGATCTGGCGGAGCCCGGCGAGGAAGATCACCATCGGCGAGCCGAACGTCCACACGTTCAGGATCATCAGCGTGCCGAGCGCCGTGTCGGGATTGGAGATCCACCCCTGCCCCTGGATGCCGAAGACGGCGAGCACCTGGTTCACCAGGCCGTCGACCCCGAAGATCTGCCGCCAGAGGATCGCGATCGCGACGCTCGCGCCGAGCAGTGAGGGCAGGTAGAACGCCGAGCGGTAGAACGCGAGGCCGCGAAGGCCCCGGTCGAGCACGATCGCAAGGAACAGCGCGACCGCGAGCTGCAGCGGCAATGAGATGAACACGTAGCTGAACGTGACCTGCAGCGAGGTGGCGAGCCGCTCGTCGGTCAGCATCCGCGAGAAGTTCTCGAAGCCGATCCACTTCGGCGGGCTCAGCAGGTTGTACCGCGTGAACGACAGTCCGAACGATGCGACCATCGGGCCGATCGTGATCAGCGCCAGCCCGACGAACCACGGCGCCAGGAACAGGTACGCGGCCTTGTTCTGCTTCTTGCCGTCGGACTTCGCGGTCTTCAGCTTGCCGAGCTCGCTGACAGCGCTCATGCGTCTGCTCCACGGGCACGGCCTGGCGGCCGTGTTCTGGGGCGGTGCGTCGTCGTCACCGTGTCCTCCGGTCTCGTCTTCGAGGGTGAGAATGCGCTTTCTGGAATGCGCTTTCTCATTCTTGCCAGAACGGATGCCGAAGCGCAAGTCCTACAGAAAATCAGGTGTGATTCGAGACCGAACCGTGAGAAAGGGATTTCGCAGATTGCGCAGTCTCAGCCGCTGGTCAGACGTTCCCGAGGCATGACCAAGGCCCCGGATGCGGGGCATCCCGGGCATGACGAAGGCCCCGGATGCGAGCATCCGGGGCCTTCGTGATTCGCAGAGCGGGTT from Microbacterium sp. ProA8 includes these protein-coding regions:
- a CDS encoding sugar ABC transporter permease, translating into MSAVSELGKLKTAKSDGKKQNKAAYLFLAPWFVGLALITIGPMVASFGLSFTRYNLLSPPKWIGFENFSRMLTDERLATSLQVTFSYVFISLPLQLAVALFLAIVLDRGLRGLAFYRSAFYLPSLLGASVAIAILWRQIFGVDGLVNQVLAVFGIQGQGWISNPDTALGTLMILNVWTFGSPMVIFLAGLRQIPTMYYEAADVDGASRRQQLFRITIPLLTPIIFFNAVLQLIGTFQSFTQAYIVSGGTGGPVDSTLFYTLYLYQQGFTNYNMGYASAMAWLLLVIVGILTVLMFWTSRFWVFYDDQD